From the genome of Pelomonas sp. SE-A7, one region includes:
- the glk gene encoding glucokinase has protein sequence MNQPCLVADIGGSNARFGLVEKSGGSVVHVRTLPVAAHAGLAEAVESYLAGLPGGADALPIKPVLGAVAVATAIAGDRVEFTNSPWSFSIEAVRTRLGLDKLLVLNDFEALALSLPRLRGDQLHAPDGLPTPKGTLAVIGPGTGLGVGGVIETAHGWVALPGEGGHATLAPADDYESELLALVRRDYAHVSAERLLSGIGLPVLHGAVARQAGHMVAPALTAEQIVEAGTTGSDALCVRTLEVFCALLGGFAGSVALTLGARGGVYIGGGIVPRLGELFFRSRFRERFEAKGRFRGYLEVVPTVLITDTLAALSGAALALEQIDL, from the coding sequence ATGAATCAGCCCTGCCTGGTGGCTGACATCGGCGGCAGCAATGCCCGCTTCGGTCTGGTCGAGAAGAGTGGCGGATCGGTGGTCCATGTGCGCACCTTGCCGGTGGCTGCCCATGCCGGGCTGGCCGAGGCGGTCGAGTCCTACCTGGCAGGCTTGCCGGGCGGGGCGGATGCTCTGCCTATCAAGCCGGTGCTGGGCGCGGTGGCCGTGGCGACCGCGATTGCCGGTGATCGGGTCGAGTTCACCAACAGTCCCTGGAGCTTTTCCATCGAGGCCGTGCGCACACGCCTGGGCCTGGACAAGCTGCTGGTGCTGAACGACTTCGAGGCACTGGCCCTGTCGCTGCCGCGGCTGCGCGGCGACCAGCTGCATGCGCCCGATGGATTGCCCACGCCCAAGGGCACGCTGGCCGTGATCGGCCCGGGTACCGGGCTCGGTGTCGGCGGCGTGATCGAGACCGCGCACGGCTGGGTAGCGCTGCCGGGCGAAGGTGGCCATGCCACGCTGGCGCCGGCCGATGACTATGAGAGCGAGCTGCTGGCCCTGGTGCGGCGGGACTACGCCCATGTCTCGGCCGAGCGGCTGCTGTCTGGCATCGGGCTGCCGGTCCTGCATGGTGCCGTGGCGCGACAGGCCGGGCATATGGTGGCGCCGGCCTTGACTGCCGAGCAGATCGTCGAGGCCGGTACCACGGGCAGTGATGCGCTCTGCGTCCGCACTCTGGAAGTGTTCTGCGCCCTGCTCGGCGGCTTCGCCGGCAGCGTGGCCCTGACCCTGGGTGCGCGGGGGGGTGTCTATATCGGTGGCGGCATCGTGCCGAGGCTGGGTGAGCTGTTTTTCCGTTCGCGCTTTCGCGAGCGATTCGAGGCCAAGGGGCGGTTCCGCGGCTATCTCGAGGTCGTGCCCACGGTGCTGATCACCGACACGCTGGCGGCCCTCAGTGGTGCGGCACTGGCCTTGGAGCAGATTGACCTGTAG
- a CDS encoding tryptophan halogenase family protein, with amino-acid sequence MKQTPIKTVVIVGGGTAGWMSAVALATVLRNRYEIRLVESDEIGIVGVGEATIPMIQRFNKTIGLDENEFVRETQGTFKLGIEFVNWGRLGDRYMHGFGRVGQDLWTVPFEQYWRKQHMAGKARPLEEYSITRMASKANKFLPAQADLPNSPLGEIAYAYHFDASLYARYLRKLAEQRGVKRTEGMISHATRREGDGHVDAVVLKSGERIEGDLFIDCSGFRGLLIEQLLETGYEDWTHWLPCDRALAVPCESAPVLTPYTRSTAHKAGWQWRIPLQHRIGNGHVYCSNAISDDEAAATLLANLDGKPLADPRMIKFKTGMRNKSWVKNVVAIGLSSGFLEPLESTSIHLIQASIQQLIDFFPDQGFSATDVEEFNRQSRFHFERIRDFIILHYHLNQRTDSEFWKACASMEIPETLKEKMDLYRSHGRIFRFNNELFTEVGWLQVMEGQNLETRGYHPLVDVQTEAGIEEFLEAVREVIGKCVDVMPEHSAYIAQHCKAAPLKM; translated from the coding sequence ATGAAGCAGACCCCCATCAAGACCGTCGTCATCGTCGGTGGCGGCACCGCCGGCTGGATGAGCGCCGTGGCCCTGGCCACCGTGCTGCGCAATCGCTACGAGATCCGACTCGTCGAGTCCGACGAGATCGGCATCGTCGGCGTCGGCGAGGCCACGATCCCGATGATCCAGCGCTTCAACAAGACCATCGGCCTGGACGAGAACGAGTTCGTGCGCGAAACCCAGGGCACCTTCAAGCTGGGCATCGAGTTCGTCAACTGGGGCCGGCTGGGCGACCGCTACATGCACGGCTTCGGCCGCGTGGGCCAGGACCTCTGGACCGTGCCCTTCGAGCAGTACTGGCGCAAGCAGCACATGGCCGGCAAGGCGCGGCCGCTGGAGGAGTACTCCATCACCCGCATGGCCTCCAAGGCCAACAAGTTCCTGCCGGCCCAGGCCGACCTGCCGAACTCGCCGCTGGGCGAGATCGCCTACGCCTACCACTTCGACGCCAGCCTCTATGCGCGCTACCTGCGCAAGCTGGCCGAGCAGCGCGGCGTCAAGCGCACCGAGGGCATGATCTCTCATGCCACGCGGCGTGAGGGTGACGGCCATGTCGACGCGGTGGTGCTCAAGAGCGGCGAGCGGATCGAAGGCGATCTGTTCATCGACTGCTCCGGCTTCCGTGGCCTGCTGATCGAGCAGCTGCTCGAGACCGGCTACGAGGACTGGACGCACTGGCTGCCCTGCGACCGCGCGCTGGCCGTGCCCTGCGAGTCGGCGCCGGTGCTGACCCCCTACACCCGCTCGACGGCGCACAAGGCCGGCTGGCAATGGCGCATCCCGCTGCAGCACCGCATCGGCAACGGCCATGTCTATTGCAGCAATGCGATAAGCGACGACGAGGCCGCGGCCACGCTGCTGGCCAACCTGGACGGCAAGCCGCTGGCCGACCCGCGCATGATCAAGTTCAAGACCGGCATGCGCAACAAGAGCTGGGTCAAGAACGTGGTGGCCATCGGCCTCTCGAGCGGCTTCCTGGAGCCGCTGGAATCGACCAGCATCCACCTGATCCAGGCCTCGATCCAGCAGCTGATCGACTTCTTCCCCGACCAGGGCTTCAGCGCCACCGATGTCGAGGAATTCAACCGCCAGAGCCGCTTCCACTTCGAGCGCATCCGCGACTTCATCATCCTGCACTACCACCTGAACCAGCGCACCGACTCGGAGTTCTGGAAGGCCTGCGCTTCGATGGAGATTCCCGAGACGCTGAAGGAGAAGATGGACCTCTACCGCAGCCACGGCCGCATCTTCCGCTTCAACAACGAGCTGTTCACCGAGGTGGGCTGGCTGCAGGTGATGGAGGGCCAGAACCTCGAGACCCGCGGCTACCACCCGCTGGTGGACGTGCAGACCGAGGCCGGCATCGAGGAATTCCTGGAAGCGGTGCGCGAGGTGATTGGCAAGTGCGTGGACGTGATGCCCGAGCACTCGGCCTACATCGCGCAGCATTGCAAGGCCGCGCCGCTGAAGATGTAG
- a CDS encoding TonB-dependent receptor, with protein sequence MTKARQTRELFRLSPVVAGCTVLMMAGAHAQTAPAQQPQAQPQTLETVTVTGIRKGIEDAISAKKGSDSIIEAISAEDIGKLPDASVAESVSRLPGVASQRNKSTGKASSVSVRGMSPDFNGALLNGREQASSGDSRGVEFDLYPSELLASVLIYKSPDGALVGQGLASTIDLQTVRPLNFSSRQAAVNYRKQRTGVASGAGEGTGTRKSVSYIDQFADKTIGVAVGLVKFDEKGADQQKFNSWGGWTLPFAPSGGAGSPLLACDGPTPPAGCTTGVNKVNVMGGFTADTENSTATREGRMATLQWKPNKDFESTFDYFYSKGRFGLKKTGLEGAIGDDDNSAYDPRGQITNYTIANGVVASGTLSNYKGVVRNHFEGGDDSLKSWGWNNKLKLKDWTLLADISQSKVVRDSSRYETTAGQPGNGNKSAAGLGSISWTGFNGQNFTDVKYTTSLSYADRAIAKLTDVDGWSGGEGSPQAGYVALPHVQDKIDSFRLSGKTDLGWGPIVSGEFGINVTNREKIRQTQEGRLFIKGTDPYGATAVPGSDVAIAGTTGLQVVSWDPRGSLGSIYDLAKKVDSDILNKDWSVKEKVTTGYFKGDLDGDLGGLPYRGNVGLQMVHTDQSSTGFNVDRANCTGNTAATCPGATVAQGKTYTDILPSLNMNFDLGGDQVMRFAAAKVLSRANMNDMRASLGYTVNNTGVQILTGDGGNPKLNPFRAKAIDLSYEKYFGNKGYFSAAGFYKKLDSYILRVPTVFDFKPYTSAATPLPTTGPNKGSTVGLLNQPINGEGGNIHGMEFAINVPLNFVSSWLDGFGIMLNHSDTSSSVELPTSGFSVENVGTVKIPMPGLSKKVTNLRFYYEKAGFQIAVAQRHRSDFLGEVSDFQDNRQLTFIKGESIVDLQLSYEFQSGWLKGLSLLAQGNNMTNSEFQRYNTDRNVVTDKIKYGKTYLFGINYKL encoded by the coding sequence ATGACGAAAGCACGACAGACGCGTGAGCTTTTCCGTCTCAGCCCGGTGGTGGCTGGCTGCACGGTGCTCATGATGGCTGGCGCCCATGCGCAGACTGCGCCCGCGCAGCAGCCGCAGGCCCAACCGCAGACGCTGGAGACCGTGACGGTGACCGGCATCCGCAAGGGCATCGAGGATGCGATCTCGGCCAAGAAGGGCTCGGACTCCATCATCGAAGCGATCTCGGCCGAAGACATCGGCAAGCTGCCCGATGCCAGCGTCGCTGAATCGGTCTCCCGTCTGCCGGGCGTCGCCTCGCAGCGCAACAAGTCCACCGGCAAGGCCTCCAGCGTCAGCGTGCGCGGCATGTCGCCCGACTTCAACGGCGCCTTGCTGAACGGCCGCGAGCAGGCTTCCAGCGGCGACAGCCGCGGCGTCGAGTTCGACCTCTATCCGTCGGAGCTGCTGGCTTCGGTGCTGATCTACAAGAGCCCGGACGGCGCCCTGGTCGGCCAGGGCCTGGCTTCGACGATCGACCTGCAGACGGTGCGTCCGCTGAACTTCAGCAGCCGCCAGGCCGCGGTCAACTACCGCAAGCAGCGCACCGGCGTGGCCTCGGGTGCCGGTGAAGGCACGGGCACGCGCAAGTCGGTCAGCTACATCGACCAGTTCGCCGACAAGACCATCGGCGTGGCCGTGGGCCTGGTCAAGTTCGACGAGAAGGGCGCCGACCAGCAGAAGTTCAATTCCTGGGGCGGCTGGACGCTGCCGTTCGCTCCTAGCGGTGGCGCTGGTTCGCCGCTGCTGGCCTGTGACGGCCCGACCCCGCCGGCCGGTTGCACCACCGGTGTCAACAAGGTCAACGTGATGGGCGGCTTCACCGCCGATACCGAGAACAGCACGGCCACCCGTGAAGGCCGCATGGCCACGCTGCAGTGGAAGCCCAACAAGGACTTCGAGTCGACCTTCGACTACTTCTATTCCAAGGGCCGCTTCGGTCTGAAGAAGACCGGTCTGGAAGGCGCCATCGGCGACGATGACAACAGCGCCTACGACCCGCGCGGCCAGATCACCAACTACACCATCGCCAACGGCGTGGTCGCATCGGGCACGCTGAGCAACTACAAGGGCGTGGTGCGCAACCACTTCGAAGGCGGTGACGACAGCCTGAAGTCCTGGGGCTGGAACAACAAGCTCAAGCTCAAGGACTGGACGCTGCTGGCCGACATCTCGCAGTCCAAGGTCGTTCGCGACTCCTCGCGCTACGAAACCACGGCCGGCCAGCCGGGCAATGGCAACAAGAGCGCTGCCGGCCTGGGTTCGATCAGCTGGACCGGCTTCAATGGCCAGAACTTCACCGACGTGAAGTACACGACCAGCCTGAGCTATGCCGACCGCGCCATCGCCAAGCTGACCGACGTGGACGGCTGGTCGGGTGGCGAAGGCTCGCCGCAGGCCGGCTATGTCGCCCTGCCGCATGTGCAGGACAAGATCGACAGCTTCCGCCTGTCGGGCAAGACCGATCTGGGCTGGGGCCCCATCGTCAGCGGTGAGTTCGGCATCAACGTGACGAACCGCGAGAAGATCCGCCAGACCCAGGAAGGCCGTCTGTTCATCAAGGGCACGGACCCCTATGGCGCCACCGCCGTGCCGGGCTCTGATGTGGCCATTGCCGGCACCACGGGCCTGCAGGTCGTGTCCTGGGATCCGCGTGGTTCGCTGGGTTCGATCTACGACCTGGCCAAGAAGGTCGACTCCGACATCCTGAACAAGGACTGGAGCGTCAAGGAAAAGGTCACCACCGGCTACTTCAAGGGCGACCTCGATGGCGACCTGGGTGGTCTGCCCTACCGCGGCAATGTCGGCCTCCAGATGGTCCACACCGACCAGTCGTCGACCGGCTTCAACGTGGACCGTGCGAACTGCACCGGCAACACCGCCGCGACCTGCCCGGGTGCCACCGTGGCCCAGGGCAAGACCTACACCGACATCCTGCCCAGCCTGAACATGAACTTCGACCTGGGTGGTGACCAGGTGATGCGCTTCGCTGCGGCCAAGGTGCTGTCGCGGGCCAACATGAACGACATGCGGGCCAGCCTGGGCTACACGGTCAACAACACCGGTGTGCAGATCCTGACCGGCGACGGCGGCAACCCGAAGCTGAATCCGTTCCGCGCCAAGGCCATCGACCTGTCGTACGAGAAGTACTTCGGCAACAAGGGCTACTTCAGCGCCGCCGGCTTCTACAAGAAGCTGGACAGCTACATCCTGCGCGTGCCGACGGTGTTCGACTTCAAGCCCTACACCAGCGCCGCCACGCCGCTGCCGACCACCGGCCCGAACAAGGGCTCGACCGTGGGCCTGCTGAACCAGCCCATCAATGGCGAAGGCGGCAACATCCACGGCATGGAGTTCGCGATCAACGTGCCGCTGAACTTCGTGTCCTCGTGGCTGGACGGCTTCGGCATCATGCTGAACCACTCCGACACCTCGAGCTCGGTCGAGCTGCCCACCTCGGGCTTCTCGGTGGAGAACGTGGGCACGGTGAAGATCCCGATGCCGGGCCTGTCCAAGAAGGTCACGAACCTGCGCTTCTACTACGAGAAGGCAGGCTTCCAGATCGCCGTGGCCCAGCGCCATCGCTCGGACTTCCTGGGTGAGGTCAGCGACTTCCAGGACAACCGCCAGCTCACCTTCATCAAGGGCGAGTCCATCGTGGACCTGCAGCTGTCCTACGAGTTCCAGTCCGGTTGGCTGAAGGGCCTGTCCCTGCTGGCCCAGGGCAACAACATGACGAACTCGGAGTTCCAGCGCTACAACACGGACCGCAACGTGGTGACCGACAAGATCAAGTACGGCAAGACCTACCTGTTCGGCATCAACTACAAGCTGTAA
- a CDS encoding sugar nucleotide-binding protein, translating into MGLRRLLVTGLGGTLAPHLARAAEAAGWQVLGWDRRRIPVDDEQAVAAHLQASRPDAIAHLALGSPSWSRGLAEHAAQQGLPLLYTSTVMVFDHEPDGPHRPQDERTSKDDYGRSKIAGEDAIRGAHPGACIARIGWQIDEHSSGNNMLATLEQWQREQGRIAASRAWIPACSFMTDTAQALLALIEEPAAAGRVVHLDSNAESALSFDQVVQGLARRFERKAWRIEVNEDYRHDQRLADAGPARLPSLTDRLAQKP; encoded by the coding sequence ATGGGCCTGCGCCGACTGCTGGTGACCGGCCTGGGCGGCACGCTGGCGCCGCATCTGGCCCGCGCGGCCGAGGCCGCCGGCTGGCAGGTGCTTGGCTGGGACCGCCGTCGCATCCCGGTCGACGACGAACAGGCCGTGGCCGCCCATCTGCAGGCCAGCCGGCCCGATGCCATCGCCCATCTGGCCCTCGGCTCGCCTTCATGGTCGCGCGGTCTGGCCGAGCATGCGGCGCAGCAAGGCCTGCCCCTGCTCTATACCAGCACGGTCATGGTCTTCGACCACGAGCCGGACGGGCCGCACCGCCCGCAGGACGAGCGCACCTCGAAGGACGACTACGGCCGCTCCAAGATCGCCGGCGAGGACGCGATTCGCGGCGCTCATCCCGGTGCCTGCATCGCCCGCATAGGCTGGCAGATCGACGAGCATTCCAGCGGCAACAACATGCTCGCCACGCTGGAGCAGTGGCAGCGCGAGCAGGGCCGCATCGCGGCCAGCCGCGCCTGGATTCCGGCCTGTTCCTTCATGACTGACACCGCTCAAGCCTTGCTGGCGCTGATCGAGGAGCCGGCCGCGGCCGGCCGTGTGGTCCATCTGGACAGCAATGCCGAGTCCGCCCTGAGCTTCGACCAGGTGGTCCAGGGCCTGGCGCGCCGTTTCGAGCGCAAGGCCTGGCGCATCGAGGTCAACGAGGACTACCGGCATGACCAGCGACTGGCCGATGCCGGGCCGGCTCGCCTGCCATCACTCACCGATCGCCTCGCTCAGAAGCCGTAG
- a CDS encoding transporter substrate-binding domain-containing protein, whose translation MLHDPAVPPSRRRLLALLVGLLGTRSARATGALRLRMVQAHWPPYVHMVNGRPAGLDVELIEAVLHRIGYRLELVAETPRRRRPQLLAAGELDMLLAATVTEDRTSEFRFSSTYRQEWIGLLCLESRLGEFAALHSYARLVERRIKLLAPKHRLGGELDLLIDQLRPAGLLEPYDSAQRGLGMLQRSRASLIVGDIPALLHLGRSEGTPLARLTLPEQRAPVSLMLSRKTVSAALLAQINGALAALEADGTLPAIRRRYGF comes from the coding sequence ATGCTCCACGATCCCGCAGTTCCGCCCTCGCGCCGCCGCCTGCTGGCGCTGCTCGTGGGCCTGCTCGGTACTCGCTCGGCCCGCGCGACCGGCGCCCTGCGGCTGCGCATGGTGCAGGCCCACTGGCCACCCTACGTCCACATGGTGAACGGCCGGCCGGCCGGACTGGATGTAGAACTGATCGAGGCCGTGCTGCACCGCATCGGCTACCGGCTGGAACTGGTGGCCGAAACCCCGCGCCGGCGCCGGCCTCAGCTGCTGGCCGCCGGCGAGCTGGACATGCTGCTGGCGGCCACGGTCACCGAGGACCGGACCAGCGAGTTCAGGTTCAGCAGCACCTACCGCCAGGAATGGATAGGCCTGCTGTGCCTGGAATCAAGGCTGGGCGAGTTCGCCGCGCTGCACAGCTATGCCCGCCTGGTCGAGCGCCGCATCAAGCTGCTGGCACCCAAGCACCGACTGGGCGGCGAGCTCGACCTGCTGATCGACCAGCTGCGGCCCGCCGGCCTGCTCGAGCCCTACGACAGCGCCCAGCGCGGCCTGGGCATGCTGCAGCGCAGCCGGGCCAGCCTGATCGTCGGCGACATTCCCGCCCTGCTCCACCTGGGCCGCAGCGAAGGCACGCCGCTGGCGCGACTGACCCTGCCGGAGCAACGGGCGCCGGTCAGCCTGATGCTGAGCCGCAAGACCGTCAGCGCCGCACTGCTGGCCCAGATCAACGGCGCACTCGCGGCACTGGAAGCCGACGGCACGCTGCCGGCCATACGCAGGCGCTACGGCTTCTGA
- a CDS encoding alpha-amylase family glycosyl hydrolase, with the protein MRSLFRLLQAVAATACLGALPLQAMSQNAATDMPHVAWSRQATIYQVNLRQHTQQGTIKAFAKDLSRIRKLGADILWFMPLQPIGKKERKGGLGSYYSISDYTAVNPEFGTLDDMKAMVKQAHGLGFKIILDWVPNHTAWDHAWTTQHKDWYKLNDKGEIFPVTFHEGPEPEYWTDVVALDYRSEDLRKAMISAMAFWLREVDLDGFRCDVASLVPTDFWERARRELDAIKPVFMLAESDKPELHRSAFDMTYSWDLADVFKAIGKGKAGAAELRAWLKAENGGKAAKVYPRHAYRMRFTSNHDFNSWHGTDRELYGEAYQALAALTFTLPGMPLVYGGQESRLDKRLEFFEKDAVQWKSYELQGFYAELMAIKHANPALANGQYGAPAEILDAGNEQVFAFRRQLGRNVVTIAVNLSAADQSYRLEGASRKLAPWGWSIATRH; encoded by the coding sequence ATGAGATCCCTGTTCCGGCTGCTACAGGCCGTGGCCGCCACGGCCTGCCTGGGCGCCTTGCCTCTCCAAGCCATGAGCCAGAACGCTGCAACCGACATGCCCCATGTGGCCTGGTCCCGCCAGGCCACGATCTACCAGGTCAACCTGCGCCAGCACACGCAGCAAGGCACGATCAAGGCCTTTGCCAAGGACCTGTCGCGCATCCGCAAGCTGGGGGCCGACATCCTCTGGTTCATGCCGCTGCAACCGATAGGCAAGAAGGAGCGCAAGGGCGGCCTCGGCAGCTACTACTCGATCAGCGACTACACGGCCGTCAACCCCGAGTTCGGTACGCTGGACGACATGAAGGCCATGGTCAAGCAGGCCCATGGCCTGGGCTTCAAGATCATCCTGGACTGGGTGCCCAACCACACGGCCTGGGACCATGCCTGGACCACGCAGCACAAGGATTGGTACAAGCTGAACGACAAGGGCGAGATCTTTCCGGTCACCTTCCACGAGGGCCCCGAGCCCGAGTACTGGACCGACGTGGTTGCCCTGGACTACCGCAGCGAAGACCTGCGCAAGGCCATGATCTCGGCCATGGCCTTCTGGCTCAGGGAAGTGGACCTGGACGGCTTCCGCTGCGACGTCGCCAGCCTGGTGCCCACCGACTTCTGGGAGCGGGCGCGCCGCGAGCTCGATGCGATCAAGCCGGTCTTCATGCTGGCCGAGTCGGACAAGCCCGAGCTGCACCGCAGTGCCTTCGACATGACTTACAGCTGGGACCTGGCCGACGTGTTCAAGGCCATAGGCAAGGGCAAGGCCGGCGCGGCCGAGCTGCGGGCCTGGCTCAAGGCCGAGAACGGGGGCAAGGCGGCCAAGGTCTATCCGCGCCATGCCTACCGCATGCGCTTCACCAGCAACCATGACTTCAACTCCTGGCACGGCACGGACCGCGAGCTCTACGGCGAGGCCTATCAGGCGCTGGCGGCGCTGACGTTCACGCTGCCGGGCATGCCCCTGGTCTACGGCGGCCAGGAGTCGCGGCTGGACAAGCGGCTGGAGTTCTTCGAGAAGGACGCCGTCCAGTGGAAGAGCTACGAGCTGCAGGGCTTCTACGCCGAGCTGATGGCGATCAAGCATGCCAATCCGGCGCTGGCCAACGGCCAGTACGGCGCACCGGCCGAGATCCTCGACGCCGGCAATGAGCAGGTCTTCGCCTTCCGCCGCCAGCTGGGCCGCAACGTCGTCACCATTGCGGTCAATCTTTCGGCCGCTGATCAGTCCTACCGGCTTGAAGGCGCGTCCCGAAAGCTGGCGCCCTGGGGCTGGTCCATCGCGACCCGGCATTGA